A portion of the uncultured Bacteroides sp. genome contains these proteins:
- a CDS encoding glycoside hydrolase family 28 protein, with protein MKKIILNLFAVFLLSSCISQSKSGNGIPSFAWVNASEKINLSWAKDVGAKPFSKKRDVTFNVKAFGAVNDSTVISTQAIQKAIDACSNAGGGTVTFDPGYYQTGALFIKRNVNLHLEKGVTLLASTDINDYPEFRSRIAGIEMIWPSAVLNVMDVEQASISGKGTIDCRGKVFWDKYWEMRKEYEKKGLRWIVDYDCKRVRGILVSNSSNVTLKDFTLMRTGFWGIQVLYSNHCTLNGLTVNNNIGGHGPSTDGIDIDSSTHILIEGCDIDCNDDNICLKAGRDADGLKIDRPTEYIVVRNCTARKGAGLITCGSETSGDIRYVLGYNLKAYGTSSTLRLKSAMNRGGTVEHIYMTDVVADSVQSVLAVDLNWNPSYSYSELPAEYKDKEIPEHWKVMLTPVKPIEKGYPHFRDVYLANVKATNAVQFISASGWNDSLKLDNFAVYNLDVTAQKAGIVAFTHNFKIKGVKLKIADKSKITFKDNSELTQEIRYE; from the coding sequence ATGAAGAAGATTATCCTAAATTTATTCGCTGTTTTTTTGTTAAGTAGCTGTATCTCACAAAGTAAAAGTGGCAATGGCATTCCTTCATTTGCATGGGTGAATGCGAGTGAAAAGATTAATTTATCATGGGCTAAAGATGTAGGTGCCAAGCCATTTTCCAAAAAAAGAGATGTAACCTTTAACGTCAAAGCATTCGGCGCTGTAAATGACAGTACTGTTATCAGCACGCAAGCTATTCAGAAAGCCATTGATGCATGTAGCAATGCAGGTGGAGGAACAGTGACTTTTGATCCGGGATACTACCAAACCGGAGCATTATTCATTAAGAGAAATGTCAATTTACACCTAGAGAAAGGAGTAACTCTGCTTGCTAGCACAGACATCAACGACTATCCTGAATTTCGTTCGCGCATAGCAGGCATTGAGATGATATGGCCTTCGGCCGTGCTCAATGTGATGGATGTAGAACAAGCATCTATTTCGGGTAAGGGAACCATCGATTGCAGAGGGAAGGTTTTCTGGGACAAATATTGGGAAATGCGAAAAGAGTATGAAAAGAAAGGATTGCGATGGATTGTAGACTATGATTGCAAGCGAGTACGCGGCATTCTTGTGTCAAACAGTTCGAATGTTACACTGAAAGACTTCACTTTAATGCGAACAGGCTTCTGGGGTATTCAGGTTCTCTATTCAAACCACTGCACACTCAATGGACTAACGGTTAACAACAATATTGGGGGACATGGTCCCAGTACCGACGGAATTGATATTGACTCTTCCACACATATCCTTATTGAAGGGTGTGATATTGATTGCAATGATGACAACATCTGCCTGAAGGCAGGTAGAGATGCAGATGGATTGAAAATTGATCGCCCAACGGAATATATCGTAGTACGTAACTGCACTGCCCGTAAAGGTGCCGGACTAATCACTTGTGGAAGCGAAACTTCAGGAGATATACGTTATGTTTTAGGATATAACTTAAAGGCTTATGGAACCTCCTCAACTCTCAGATTAAAATCAGCAATGAACCGGGGAGGAACTGTGGAGCATATTTATATGACGGATGTTGTGGCAGACAGCGTGCAAAGCGTATTGGCTGTCGACTTAAATTGGAATCCCAGCTACAGCTACTCCGAGCTACCCGCAGAGTACAAAGACAAAGAGATTCCCGAACATTGGAAAGTGATGCTCACCCCAGTGAAACCAATAGAAAAAGGATACCCACACTTCAGGGATGTGTATCTGGCAAACGTGAAAGCAACTAATGCTGTGCAATTTATATCAGCTTCCGGTTGGAATGATTCGCTAAAACTTGATAACTTTGCTGTCTATAATTTAGATGTTACAGCACAAAAAGCCGGCATTGTAGCTTTCACGCACAACTTTAAGATAAAGGGCGTTAAGCTAAAAATAGCTGACAAGAGTAAGATAACATTCAAAGACAATAGTGAATTAACACAAGAGATTCGGTATGAATAA
- a CDS encoding DUF4450 domain-containing protein translates to MNKTKSLITLFISLAFALSVAAGNNKAFQRIVKGTQKEPRVLACNYPEFSFHLPQMAGNFRLGVQDEGKSRWANELKVFELKEKNGTLTYILKDVLLGSGNLVVRVTGLTDSDGFIMEVEAKEIPSTMQLMWSFGGCYGQVLDDKTDSRMKPAYCKDNVFSVEGSAFTCYYGESMKLKVIQGVTPLLSEIRLSDAHQQETPLSLFQSGKKTDAPALAASTPIKSGEKLYFCFYTQNTKADYNYFMLPTLFAQEFYK, encoded by the coding sequence ATGAATAAAACAAAAAGTCTGATCACTCTCTTTATCTCTTTGGCTTTTGCTCTATCCGTAGCTGCCGGGAACAATAAGGCCTTTCAACGAATTGTAAAGGGGACGCAGAAAGAGCCTCGCGTCTTGGCGTGCAATTATCCGGAATTTTCTTTCCATCTTCCCCAGATGGCAGGCAACTTTCGTCTTGGAGTACAAGACGAAGGCAAGAGCCGATGGGCAAACGAGTTGAAGGTTTTCGAGCTAAAAGAGAAGAATGGCACACTTACGTATATTCTAAAAGATGTTTTACTTGGAAGCGGAAATCTAGTTGTCCGCGTTACGGGGCTGACAGATAGCGACGGATTTATCATGGAAGTAGAAGCAAAAGAGATTCCCTCTACAATGCAACTGATGTGGTCGTTCGGAGGCTGTTACGGGCAAGTGCTGGATGACAAAACCGATAGCCGGATGAAGCCTGCCTATTGCAAAGACAACGTCTTCAGTGTAGAGGGTAGTGCTTTTACCTGCTACTATGGCGAAAGCATGAAATTAAAAGTCATTCAAGGGGTTACACCTTTGTTGTCTGAAATTAGATTGTCGGATGCTCATCAGCAAGAAACTCCTCTCTCCCTTTTTCAATCAGGCAAGAAGACGGATGCACCAGCACTGGCTGCTTCAACTCCCATAAAAAGTGGCGAGAAGCTCTATTTTTGCTTTTATACTCAGAACACAAAAGCAGACTACAATTATTTCATGCTTCCAACGCTCTTTGCACAGGAGTTTTACAAATAA
- a CDS encoding glycoside hydrolase family 28 protein, protein MKQTLLILCILTCWLANMNAATYNVKEYGAKADGKTIDSPAINKVIEEASRNGGGTIYFPAGQYACYSIRLQSHITLYLEAGAEIIAAFPAEKEGYDEAEANEHTMYQDFGHSHWKNSLIWGIGLEKITICGPGLINGKGLTREESRLPGVGNKAISLKLCKNVTLKDLSMLHCGHFALLATGVDNLTIQNLKVDTNRDGFDIDCCRNVRISDCSVNSPWDDAIVLKASYALGFFHDTENVTISNCYVSGFDKGSMLNATYERYEPQAPDHGYVTGRIKLGTESSGGFKNIAITNCIFEHCRGLALESVDGGHLEDVVISNITMRDIVNAPIFLRLGARMRSPQGTPIGTMKRILISNVNVFNADSQYSCIISGIPNACIEDVTLSNIHLYFKGGYTAEDGKRTPPEQEKIYPEPWMFGTIPASGFYVRHARNITFNNVNFHFATPDGRPLYVTDDAEIIKK, encoded by the coding sequence ATGAAACAGACCCTCCTCATTCTTTGCATCCTGACTTGTTGGTTAGCCAACATGAATGCCGCTACGTACAATGTAAAAGAGTACGGCGCCAAAGCCGATGGCAAAACCATTGATTCCCCGGCCATCAATAAAGTGATTGAAGAGGCTTCTAGAAATGGAGGAGGCACCATCTATTTTCCTGCGGGACAATATGCCTGCTACTCCATCCGCTTACAAAGTCACATCACGCTGTATCTGGAAGCAGGCGCAGAGATCATTGCCGCTTTTCCTGCCGAAAAGGAAGGATATGATGAAGCTGAAGCCAATGAACATACTATGTATCAGGACTTTGGGCACAGTCATTGGAAGAATTCGCTTATTTGGGGTATCGGATTGGAGAAGATTACCATCTGCGGCCCGGGCCTCATCAACGGTAAAGGATTGACGCGAGAAGAAAGTCGCCTGCCGGGTGTGGGCAACAAAGCTATCAGTTTGAAGCTATGCAAGAATGTTACGTTGAAAGATCTTTCGATGTTACATTGTGGACATTTTGCTTTATTAGCAACAGGAGTAGATAATCTTACGATTCAAAATTTAAAAGTAGACACGAACCGTGACGGATTTGACATTGATTGTTGTCGCAACGTGCGCATCTCCGATTGCAGTGTCAATTCCCCATGGGACGATGCCATTGTACTGAAAGCCTCTTATGCATTGGGCTTTTTCCATGACACGGAGAACGTGACCATCTCCAACTGTTACGTATCCGGATTCGACAAAGGAAGCATGCTGAATGCCACTTATGAACGGTACGAACCCCAGGCTCCCGACCACGGTTATGTGACGGGGCGCATCAAGCTGGGAACAGAATCGAGCGGAGGTTTCAAAAACATAGCGATCACCAATTGCATCTTTGAACATTGTCGTGGATTGGCTCTTGAGAGTGTTGACGGAGGACACTTGGAAGATGTAGTAATCAGTAATATCACGATGCGTGATATCGTCAATGCACCAATATTCTTACGCCTCGGAGCCCGCATGCGCAGTCCACAAGGTACGCCTATAGGTACAATGAAGCGCATTTTAATCAGCAATGTGAATGTTTTCAATGCCGATTCTCAATATTCTTGCATCATCAGTGGCATCCCCAATGCCTGTATTGAAGATGTTACACTCAGCAACATTCATCTCTATTTTAAAGGCGGGTACACAGCAGAGGATGGCAAACGCACACCACCCGAGCAAGAGAAAATTTATCCCGAGCCATGGATGTTCGGTACCATTCCCGCATCCGGGTTCTATGTTCGCCATGCCCGCAACATTACTTTCAACAATGTAAACTTCCATTTTGCTACTCCCGACGGTCGCCCGCTATACGTAACGGACGATGCAGAAATCATCAAGAAATGA
- a CDS encoding lactobin A/cerein 7B family class IIb bacteriocin, with translation MKELENKFEIQDLTLNEMKEVNGGWLLAAITLAGAFIYVYNNWDDFAGGVKEGWSR, from the coding sequence ATGAAAGAATTAGAAAACAAATTTGAGATTCAAGATTTGACCCTCAATGAAATGAAAGAAGTTAATGGTGGTTGGTTATTAGCAGCTATTACTTTGGCAGGCGCATTTATTTATGTTTATAACAATTGGGATGACTTTGCAGGCGGAGTCAAAGAAGGATGGAGCCGTTAA
- the metG gene encoding methionine--tRNA ligase: protein MDKKFKRTTVTSALPYANGPVHIGHLAGVYVPADIYVRYLRLKKEDVLFIGGSDEHGVPITIRAKKEGVTPQDIVDRYHTLIKKSFEEFGISFDIYSRTTSQTHHKLASDFFRTLYDKGDFLEKTSEQYYDEEAHQFLADRYITGECPHCHSEGAYGDQCEKCGTSLSPTDLINPKSAISGSKPVMKETKHWYLPLDKHEAWLRKWILEDHKEWRPNVYGQCKSWLDMGLQPRAVSRDLDWGIPVPVEGAEGKVLYVWFDAPIGYISNTKELLPDSWETWWKDPETRLVHFIGKDNIVFHCIVFPAMLKAEGSYILPDNVPSNEFLNLEGDKISTSRNWAVWLHEYLEDFPGKQDVLRYVLTANAPETKDNDFTWKDFQARNNNELVAVYGNFVNRAMVLTQKYFDGKVPAMGELTDYDQETFKEFVNVKAEVEKLLNAFKFRDAQKEAMNLARIGNKYLADTEPWKLAKTDMGRVATILNISLQLVANLAIAFDPFLPFSSAKLRKMINMKSFEWTELGQIDLLPAAHILNEPELLFEKIEDSTIEAQVQKLLDTKKANEEANYKAKPIRANIEFDDFTKLDIRVGTVLECTKVPKADKLLQFKIEDGLEQRTIVSGIAQHYKPEELVGKQVCFIANLAPRKLKGIVSEGMILSAENNDGSLAVVMPEKEVKPGSEVK, encoded by the coding sequence ATGGATAAAAAGTTCAAAAGGACAACAGTCACTTCGGCATTACCTTATGCCAACGGCCCTGTTCATATTGGCCATTTGGCCGGCGTTTATGTGCCTGCTGACATTTATGTGCGCTACTTACGTTTAAAAAAAGAAGATGTGCTATTCATCGGAGGATCCGATGAACACGGAGTACCTATTACTATTCGGGCTAAAAAAGAGGGAGTTACTCCCCAAGATATAGTCGATCGTTATCACACGCTGATAAAGAAATCATTCGAAGAATTCGGTATCTCTTTCGACATCTATTCTCGCACGACTTCACAAACGCACCATAAGCTGGCCTCGGACTTTTTTCGTACATTATATGACAAAGGTGACTTTCTGGAAAAGACTTCAGAACAATATTATGATGAGGAGGCTCACCAGTTTCTGGCCGACCGCTACATCACGGGCGAATGCCCACATTGCCACTCAGAGGGTGCTTATGGCGACCAATGTGAGAAATGTGGCACCTCTCTCTCTCCTACAGACTTAATCAACCCCAAAAGCGCCATCAGCGGCAGCAAACCGGTGATGAAAGAGACAAAGCACTGGTATCTACCTCTCGACAAGCATGAAGCATGGTTGCGTAAATGGATATTGGAAGATCACAAAGAGTGGAGACCGAATGTCTACGGGCAGTGCAAAAGCTGGTTGGATATGGGATTGCAACCTCGTGCCGTAAGCCGTGATCTTGATTGGGGAATTCCCGTTCCTGTAGAAGGTGCTGAAGGTAAAGTGCTTTATGTGTGGTTTGATGCTCCGATAGGTTACATCTCCAACACGAAAGAACTCCTGCCGGATAGTTGGGAGACTTGGTGGAAAGACCCCGAAACACGCCTCGTTCACTTCATCGGTAAAGATAATATTGTATTTCACTGCATTGTTTTCCCTGCCATGCTGAAAGCTGAAGGGAGTTACATTCTACCAGACAATGTACCAAGCAACGAATTCTTAAATCTGGAAGGAGATAAGATCTCTACTTCACGCAACTGGGCTGTCTGGTTGCACGAATATCTGGAAGATTTCCCCGGAAAACAAGACGTGCTGCGTTATGTACTTACAGCGAACGCTCCCGAAACGAAGGATAACGACTTTACATGGAAGGATTTCCAAGCCCGCAACAATAATGAGCTGGTAGCTGTCTATGGCAACTTCGTTAATCGTGCGATGGTGCTTACTCAGAAGTATTTCGATGGTAAGGTGCCTGCTATGGGAGAACTGACCGACTATGATCAGGAGACATTCAAAGAGTTTGTAAACGTGAAAGCCGAAGTAGAGAAGCTGCTCAATGCTTTCAAGTTCCGTGATGCACAAAAAGAGGCAATGAACCTTGCCCGTATCGGAAACAAATATCTGGCAGACACAGAACCTTGGAAGTTAGCTAAAACAGACATGGGCCGTGTCGCTACGATCTTAAACATCAGTTTACAGTTAGTGGCAAACTTAGCTATTGCGTTCGATCCGTTCTTACCTTTTAGCTCAGCAAAGCTTCGCAAGATGATCAACATGAAGAGCTTCGAGTGGACGGAATTGGGACAGATTGATTTGCTGCCGGCCGCACACATATTGAACGAACCTGAATTACTTTTCGAGAAGATAGAAGATAGCACAATAGAGGCCCAAGTACAGAAATTGCTGGACACGAAGAAAGCAAACGAGGAGGCTAACTATAAAGCTAAGCCAATACGTGCCAATATTGAGTTCGATGATTTCACCAAGCTCGATATCCGTGTAGGTACTGTTCTAGAATGTACAAAGGTACCTAAGGCAGACAAACTACTTCAATTCAAAATAGAAGATGGACTGGAACAACGAACAATCGTTTCAGGCATTGCCCAACACTACAAACCCGAAGAATTGGTAGGCAAACAGGTATGCTTTATAGCCAACCTCGCACCTCGCAAGCTTAAAGGTATTGTCAGTGAAGGAATGATTCTTTCTGCCGAGAATAATGATGGCAGTCTGGCTGTTGTGATGCCGGAAAAAGAAGTAAAGCCGGGTAGCGAAGTGAAATAA
- a CDS encoding lipopolysaccharide biosynthesis protein, with product MKEQSLKQKTVGALLWNLLDRMGQQVLLFIVGIIVANILSVEDYALVGMLAIFTAVANIVLDSGFSAALIQKKETTERDFSSVFWFNLGISILLYLLLIAVSPFISRFFSQPKLTELAVVIFLALPINSLAIIQTTILTKEVRFKALAKANLLSMMISGIASLAMAYSGWGVWTLALQPVILSITRTLLLWIQSTWYPKRIFSVQAVRELFRFASSLLLASLINTCFLNIYSVIIGKLYPVKQLGYYTQGNKMCDMGVSMLYGSIQNATYPIFSSIQDEKERLIRAYRKTIRFTAFITFPVMAGLVVIARPVIELLLKEEWWPAIPFFQLLCAGGCFTILTAINNNFIKVSGRSDGILKLEYFKIIITILVLALTYNRPVLIMVAGLVAARALVYFINMIYTARYTGYKIGMQFRDLLPYLLLSGAMTAFILPVNHYISQNWILMSVQIVAGISIYITLAYVTGSKILKESIELLLKKK from the coding sequence ATGAAAGAGCAATCGCTAAAACAAAAAACAGTCGGAGCTCTGCTCTGGAACTTGCTGGACCGTATGGGGCAGCAAGTTTTGCTGTTTATTGTCGGCATTATAGTGGCCAATATTCTTTCGGTGGAAGATTATGCTTTGGTAGGAATGTTAGCCATCTTCACTGCAGTAGCCAATATAGTACTAGATAGTGGATTTAGCGCTGCATTGATACAAAAGAAAGAGACTACCGAGCGCGATTTCAGTTCTGTTTTTTGGTTCAACTTAGGCATCAGTATCCTACTCTACTTATTACTGATCGCTGTTTCTCCATTCATTTCCCGCTTCTTCTCGCAGCCCAAACTCACGGAGTTGGCTGTTGTCATCTTCCTGGCATTGCCCATCAACTCTTTAGCTATTATTCAAACCACCATCCTCACAAAGGAAGTCCGCTTCAAAGCTTTAGCTAAAGCTAATTTGCTCTCTATGATGATTTCGGGAATTGCCTCGTTAGCTATGGCTTATTCCGGATGGGGAGTATGGACTTTAGCCTTGCAACCGGTGATACTCTCCATCACTCGTACTCTGCTTTTATGGATACAAAGCACATGGTATCCTAAACGAATATTTAGCGTCCAGGCCGTCAGAGAGTTGTTTCGCTTTGCATCCAGCTTACTACTAGCGAGCCTCATCAACACTTGTTTCTTAAACATCTATTCCGTCATCATTGGAAAGCTCTATCCTGTAAAGCAACTGGGATATTACACCCAGGGAAACAAGATGTGCGACATGGGGGTAAGCATGCTCTATGGAAGCATACAAAATGCAACCTATCCAATATTCAGTAGCATACAAGACGAGAAAGAACGCTTGATAAGAGCATATCGAAAGACGATCCGATTTACGGCATTTATAACTTTCCCCGTCATGGCGGGACTTGTTGTCATTGCCCGTCCGGTGATAGAACTACTGCTGAAAGAAGAATGGTGGCCTGCTATTCCATTCTTCCAGTTACTTTGTGCCGGAGGATGCTTCACGATCCTCACAGCCATCAACAATAACTTTATCAAAGTAAGCGGGCGCTCGGATGGTATATTAAAATTGGAATACTTCAAGATCATAATTACCATCCTTGTTTTGGCATTAACGTACAACAGACCAGTGCTTATCATGGTTGCCGGACTAGTTGCCGCCCGAGCACTTGTATACTTTATCAACATGATTTATACAGCACGCTATACCGGTTATAAAATAGGGATGCAATTCCGTGATTTACTACCCTATTTACTCCTTTCGGGTGCGATGACTGCTTTCATCCTGCCTGTGAATCACTACATAAGCCAAAATTGGATACTAATGAGCGTACAGATAGTAGCCGGAATCAGTATCTACATCACACTCGCTTACGTCACTGGTTCCAAAATACTGAAAGAATCTATTGAGTTGCTATTGAAAAAGAAGTAG
- a CDS encoding glycosyltransferase, with the protein MMEKKIKVSILMLTYNQERYINEAIRSVMLQQTDFSFELVIGNDASTDETGAICRTWQDNYPKQIVLLNREQNLGLQQNFIQSYAHCRGEYVAICEGDDFWTNKHKLQKQANFLDAHPDYSTCFHRVINYYEDNGTKSLSNGGQKEETNIVDLARSNYISNVAAMFRRGLFGELPEWFAKVSTYDYAIHLLNAQYGKIHYMKTPMAVYRQHRRAIWSEAGTDKKLNISLQIRELLMAYFTENKEVYDALRNASAAIAFSLIRYYRSTNNEKMISETEKRILHYFPEWDVEDLRTRITLPPLSTKQNMKKYGMAFLKQGRALVSRFIPLPRI; encoded by the coding sequence ATGATGGAAAAAAAGATAAAAGTCAGTATACTGATGCTCACTTACAATCAGGAGCGATACATCAATGAAGCGATTCGTAGTGTCATGTTACAGCAGACGGATTTCTCCTTCGAACTAGTCATAGGAAATGATGCTAGTACTGACGAGACAGGCGCCATCTGCCGTACCTGGCAAGATAATTATCCCAAACAGATTGTACTTCTGAATAGGGAACAAAACCTGGGACTTCAGCAAAACTTCATTCAGTCGTACGCTCATTGTCGCGGAGAGTATGTTGCCATCTGCGAAGGAGACGACTTCTGGACGAACAAACACAAACTACAGAAACAGGCAAACTTTCTGGATGCACATCCCGATTACTCTACCTGCTTTCATCGCGTGATCAATTACTACGAAGACAATGGCACCAAAAGTCTTAGCAATGGCGGACAAAAAGAAGAGACCAATATTGTTGACCTAGCGCGGAGTAACTACATATCAAACGTGGCAGCCATGTTTCGACGGGGCTTATTCGGAGAACTGCCCGAATGGTTTGCTAAAGTCAGCACTTACGACTATGCCATTCATCTACTCAATGCACAATACGGGAAGATACACTATATGAAAACCCCGATGGCTGTTTACCGTCAGCATAGAAGAGCCATCTGGAGTGAGGCCGGAACAGACAAGAAGTTGAACATCTCTCTACAGATAAGAGAGCTATTAATGGCTTACTTCACTGAGAACAAAGAGGTGTACGACGCATTAAGAAATGCTTCAGCCGCTATTGCATTCAGTCTAATTCGTTATTATCGCTCAACCAATAATGAGAAGATGATTAGCGAAACAGAAAAGCGCATTCTACACTACTTCCCCGAATGGGATGTAGAGGATCTAAGAACAAGAATTACTCTTCCCCCTTTGAGCACTAAGCAAAATATGAAGAAATACGGCATGGCGTTCCTAAAACAAGGGAGGGCATTGGTATCAAGATTCATCCCACTGCCAAGAATTTAA
- a CDS encoding acylneuraminate cytidylyltransferase family protein, with the protein MKVLFLIPARGGSKGIPHKNIKLLDGKPLVCYAIDAARSVASSDEDICVSTDDDEIIKVVEEYGLTVPFRRPDALAQDGSGSYEVILHALDFFEQRGRSYDVVVLLQPTSPFRTSEHVREAIQLYTPDCDMVVSVAEAKTNPYYVMFQENEEGFLKHVLEGNFTRRQDCPVVYEYNGAVYVMNVAALKEKHLSAFTKNRKYVMPQSASIDLDTPEDWQYAEYLLLSSKKRDGISSSFSNTSE; encoded by the coding sequence GTGAAAGTACTGTTTTTGATTCCGGCCCGTGGTGGTTCTAAAGGAATTCCTCATAAAAACATCAAGTTGCTGGATGGCAAACCGTTGGTGTGCTACGCAATAGATGCGGCACGTTCTGTGGCATCTTCAGACGAGGATATTTGTGTGAGTACGGATGATGATGAAATCATTAAGGTTGTAGAAGAGTACGGTCTGACAGTACCTTTTCGTCGGCCGGATGCATTAGCACAAGATGGTTCCGGCTCTTATGAAGTTATTTTGCATGCATTGGATTTCTTCGAGCAGAGAGGGCGTTCTTATGATGTTGTGGTACTTCTCCAACCTACTTCACCTTTTCGTACGTCTGAGCATGTACGCGAGGCGATACAACTTTATACTCCCGATTGTGATATGGTTGTTTCTGTCGCTGAGGCAAAGACGAATCCATATTATGTGATGTTTCAGGAGAATGAAGAAGGCTTTTTGAAGCATGTGTTGGAAGGGAACTTCACACGTCGACAAGATTGTCCGGTTGTATATGAGTATAATGGTGCTGTATATGTGATGAATGTGGCAGCTTTGAAGGAGAAACATCTTTCTGCATTTACTAAGAACAGGAAGTATGTAATGCCGCAATCGGCCAGCATTGACTTGGACACTCCTGAAGATTGGCAATACGCTGAATATTTGCTTCTCTCATCCAAAAAGAGAGATGGCATTAGTTCTTCTTTCTCGAATACTTCAGAATAG
- a CDS encoding nucleotidyltransferase family protein, translated as MNIENYLIRQNATLMDALKKLNMTQSFTLFVVDENNKVVGSLTDGDIRRGLINGSSMDDTIYSVCLKSFRYIDDSNNAPKYIRTLKELGIRMVPYLSAEGKIVKLIDLQKNHGLLPVDAVVMAGGRGERLRPLTDTMPKPLLPLGGKPIVEYNIDRMQSYGIENITISVRYLGEQIKEYFGDGSERGINIRYVEESRPLGTLGAVSTIHHFTNDAVLVMNSDLFTNIDLEEFYIHFCESNADMAVASIPYNITVPYAVMQTSGELIRSFEEKPTFTYYSNGGIYLIKRRILEELEENEHCDATDLMQRLIASDKRVTYFPIVGYWIDIGKPEDYKKAQEFIKYVKQ; from the coding sequence ATGAATATAGAAAATTACCTGATACGGCAGAACGCTACCCTGATGGATGCGTTGAAGAAGTTGAATATGACGCAATCATTCACTCTTTTTGTTGTGGATGAAAACAACAAGGTTGTAGGCTCATTGACCGATGGAGATATTCGTCGTGGCCTGATAAACGGGAGTTCCATGGATGATACGATCTATTCTGTCTGCCTTAAATCTTTTCGTTATATTGATGATAGCAATAATGCACCCAAGTATATACGCACATTAAAAGAATTGGGCATTCGCATGGTTCCTTATCTTTCTGCTGAAGGGAAGATTGTTAAACTGATTGATTTGCAAAAAAATCATGGACTGTTGCCCGTTGACGCTGTTGTTATGGCAGGAGGTCGGGGTGAGCGCCTTCGTCCGTTGACTGATACGATGCCTAAGCCTCTGCTTCCGTTAGGGGGGAAACCGATTGTGGAGTATAACATTGACCGTATGCAGAGTTATGGCATTGAGAACATTACCATTTCAGTACGTTATTTGGGCGAACAGATAAAAGAATACTTCGGAGATGGATCTGAGAGAGGAATCAATATCCGTTATGTGGAGGAATCTCGTCCGTTGGGTACACTGGGAGCAGTGAGCACCATTCATCACTTTACTAACGATGCAGTGCTGGTCATGAACTCTGACCTTTTTACTAACATTGATTTGGAAGAGTTCTATATTCATTTTTGTGAAAGTAACGCTGATATGGCGGTGGCATCTATTCCTTATAATATTACCGTACCCTATGCTGTGATGCAGACGTCGGGCGAACTGATTCGTTCATTTGAGGAAAAGCCGACCTTTACTTATTATTCTAACGGAGGTATCTATCTGATAAAACGGAGAATACTTGAAGAGTTAGAGGAAAATGAACATTGCGATGCTACTGACTTAATGCAGCGATTGATTGCTAGTGATAAGCGTGTCACTTACTTTCCGATAGTGGGCTACTGGATAGATATTGGTAAGCCGGAAGACTATAAGAAGGCGCAAGAGTTTATTAAGTATGTGAAGCAATAA